The Paenibacillus sp. JQZ6Y-1 sequence TCATCATAAATATCGTTTGGCGTGCCGCTCTGCTCGATTTTACCCTTGTTCATGACAAAGATATAATCGGACATTGCTAATGCTTCTTCCTGATCATGGGTGACGAAGATAAAGGTAATGCCTAGACGCTGCTGGATTTCGCGTAGCTCATACTGCATCTCTGTACGCAGCTTCAGGTCAAGCGCAGACAACGGCTCGTCGAGCAGCAGTACTTCCGGCTCGTTAACCAACGCACGTGCAATAGCTACACGCTGACGCTGACCACCGGACATTTCTGAAATGGCACGCTGTCCGTACCCTTCCAGATTGACAAATTTCAGCGCTTCATTCACTTTGGTCTGAATGGCATCCTTTTTCATCTTTTTGACGCGCAGACCAAAAGCCACATTCTCAAATACATTCAAATGCGGGAATAAGGCGTAGTCTTGAAATACGGTATTCACCTGACGTTTGTTGGCAGGCACCTTGTTGATGACCTTCCCATTCAAATAAATCGAACCTCCGCTCGGTTCGGTAAATCCGGCGATCATCCGTAAAATGGTTGTTTTGCCGCAACCGGACGGTCCAAGCAAGGTGTAAAACTTACCGCGTTCGATCTCGAAATCGATATGCTCCAGCACCTGTGTGCCATCTTCGTAACGCTTGCTCACTCCGTCAAAGCGGATCATATTGTTATCGCTCATAACAGCCTCCTTTTGGCATCCGTATACTTGCTGTGGATTATAAATTGTTGTATACCGTGCACCGTTTCCCTTGCTGACTTTAGTATTGCATATCATCAAACCGCTGCGGTTAGCGGGCTTACTTGCTATTGATACATTAACCATCTGTCCATGCCGCAAAAGGTACAACTGCTATTATAACGGTTGAATTCTGTGGAAAACACCCCATTTTTCAACGCTTTTCGTAAAACATCCTCAAACACGCTCCATCTATAATGTGCAAAAGGACCATCATGAAATGTAAAGACGGATGCGTAGCAGATATGCTAATTTGAGCATAGAGAACAGATGGGCAGCAGACGGAGCGAATAAACGATACAATATAATAGAAGATGATAAGAATGAAGATACAGTGAAACAACGACCTACACGAATACAAGCAGCAGTCGATATATGAGAACCTTCTTCTAAATAGATACATGTCGTTTATACCTGTAATTGATACATGTCATAGCTATATGAAAAGTTTCTTCTATAGAAGGTTATGTTTGCATCAGAAGATTATGTTTGTATCAGGAGATTGTTTTGCATTACATCCTATCTGCACACCAAGATATAAAGGAGCATCTTTCTATGGAACATCTCATTCATGCACCGATTCACGATATTCAGATCAGCGGCATTCGCAAAATTGCCACCGCTGCAGCGCGTTATCCAGATGCGTTGGCATTGACGCTGGGACAGCCGGATTTCCCAACACCTGCGCATATTATTACTGCTGCGGAAGAAGCGATGCACCAAGGCAAAACAGTGTATACGCCCAATGCGGGTATTCCTGCACTGCGCCGAGCAGCAGCAGAGTTTGTCAAAGTGAAATATGATCAGCATTATGACATGGATACCGAGGTCATCGTAACGGTCGGAGCGAGTCAAGCGCTGGATGTGGCGCTGCGTACTATTGTATCGCCGGGGGATGAAGTGATTTTGCCGGGACCGATCTATCCCGGGTATGAGCCGTTGATCCGCTTAGCGGGCGGTATCCCGATCTATGTGGATACACGCAGTACAGGCTTCAAATTGACTGCGGAGTTACTCGAACCGCATCTATCGCCACGTACCAAAGCCATCGCTTTAGGTTATCCATCCAATCCGACAGGACGCGTATTGGGCGAGCAGGAATTGAACGGTATTGCTGATCTACTGCGGGAGCGGGATATTTTCGTGATTTCCGATGAAATTTATAGCGAGCTGATCTATGATGAGCCACACCGCTCTATCTCACTGCTGCCGGGAATGCGTGAGAAGACCATTGTGATTAATGGCTTGTCCAAATCGCATTCGATGACGGGTTGGCGGATCGGCTTACTATTTGCTCCAGCTTGGTTGTCGGCGCATATGCTGAAGGTGCATCAATATAATGTATCGTGTGCCAGCTCGATCAGTCAGTTTGCTGCGGTTGAAGCATTGACCAATGGCATAGATGATGCGTTGCCGATGCGTGACGCGTACCGTCAGCGCCGAGATTATGTCTATGATCGACTGGTGCAGATGGGATTAGAGCTGGATAAGCCGGAAGGTGCGTTTTATCTGTTCCCTTCTATTGCGCATCTGAATATACCATCGATGGAATTTGCGATGCGATTGCTGGAAGAACAAAAGGTTGCCGTCGTGCCGGGAGATGCCTTTTCGATCTATGGAGAAGGATATATTCGCTTATCGTATGCGTATGCACTACCAGTGCTAGAAAAAGCGCTGGATCGGTTGGAAGCATTCATCCGTACTTTGCATGTGTAAAAAAAATTTTTTGGAAATAAGAAGCATTGTATTTCCTTCTGGTAGCGATAGTTTGATAAGGCTATGTTGAAACATGCTGAATTTTGATTCTTTTTGTGGCACTTTGCTGTTTGTTATCCGCACACCGGATTCGCTTACAGCAAGGTGCAATTTGTGTTGTGCAAAATCGACTTTCTTTTGTAAACGTTTCCTTTAACTTGAAATTGATAATCGTGAAATCTACAGTAATTAAGCGACTGCGCCGATAATAAAAGAGTGAAGGTTGACCGCGTGAGCATCGGCGATACGAGATAAATATGAAATTTTGCAGGTGCAGCCGTGGGGGAGGCTGTCGGTATAGAATCGGGAAAGTCTTGATTTGAAATAGAAAAGGAAGAAACGAAATCATGAACTTTAGCGCTTTGCCGAAGGAACGCAAAACAAGTATGATCTCCATATGCCACTATCGGGTACTCATGCAACCGGAACGATACGACTCGATGGGGTGATATCATGAATAAATGGACATCTTTTTTTACCAAGCAATCACTGGGACGCAAGCTGATGCTATCGTTCGGTCTGGTGCTGATTGCAGCGCTAACCGTATCAAGTCTGGCGTCATATTATGTTGCCCAGCGCTCGCTTAGCAGTGAGTTAATCTCCAGTACTGCCTTGAATACACAGACACTCAGTGCCGTTGTCGATAACGATATGCAGCAAAATATCGATGCGGTTGACTATTTTGCCAGCCAAATCAAACAGGCTAGCTATACCGATAGTGATCGGTTAATAGAAGAATTACGCATTTATGATCAAACGATGACCAAAGTCGAAGGCTTATATGTCGGCACAGCGACAGGCGCCTTTTATACCTCGTCGGATATTCCAACAGCATCGGATTACGATCCACGTAAACGTCCGTGGTATCAAGAAGCAGAAGCTAGTCCGGGCAAAACGATCGTGACGCCGCCTTATCTATCTTCCTCTACTCAAGCAATGACAGTTACGGTTGCCAAACGCACCGATGATGGTAGCGGTGTGGTCGGTCTGGATATTAATCTAGCATCGCTCATCCAGATCGCCTCCAATATCAAAATTGGTGAAAATGGATATGCCTTTATCGTTGCAGCAGACGGTACGTACATCTCGCACCCAACGATCAAAGCGGGTGAAACAGATGCACTTGCCAAGCAGATCGTAGCGGATAATAAGCAGACCGATACATTCAGCTATAACAGCAAGGGTGAGGATGAGCAACTCAGCTATACGACAAGCGCATTGACTGGCTGGAAACTGGTAGGGAATTTCTATCAAT is a genomic window containing:
- a CDS encoding ABC transporter ATP-binding protein, with the translated sequence MSDNNMIRFDGVSKRYEDGTQVLEHIDFEIERGKFYTLLGPSGCGKTTILRMIAGFTEPSGGSIYLNGKVINKVPANKRQVNTVFQDYALFPHLNVFENVAFGLRVKKMKKDAIQTKVNEALKFVNLEGYGQRAISEMSGGQRQRVAIARALVNEPEVLLLDEPLSALDLKLRTEMQYELREIQQRLGITFIFVTHDQEEALAMSDYIFVMNKGKIEQSGTPNDIYDEPINRFVADFIGESNIVPGRMIEDYVVEFNGRQFQCVDAGLRPDEAIEVVIRPEDLELTTEDKGKLKVRVDTQLFRGVHYEISCYDDSGHEWLVHSTRKAEPGSQIGLDFEPEAIHVMRFGESEEDYDRRLEGYGEGGVHAG
- a CDS encoding aminotransferase A, with amino-acid sequence MEHLIHAPIHDIQISGIRKIATAAARYPDALALTLGQPDFPTPAHIITAAEEAMHQGKTVYTPNAGIPALRRAAAEFVKVKYDQHYDMDTEVIVTVGASQALDVALRTIVSPGDEVILPGPIYPGYEPLIRLAGGIPIYVDTRSTGFKLTAELLEPHLSPRTKAIALGYPSNPTGRVLGEQELNGIADLLRERDIFVISDEIYSELIYDEPHRSISLLPGMREKTIVINGLSKSHSMTGWRIGLLFAPAWLSAHMLKVHQYNVSCASSISQFAAVEALTNGIDDALPMRDAYRQRRDYVYDRLVQMGLELDKPEGAFYLFPSIAHLNIPSMEFAMRLLEEQKVAVVPGDAFSIYGEGYIRLSYAYALPVLEKALDRLEAFIRTLHV